The proteins below come from a single Chryseobacterium capnotolerans genomic window:
- a CDS encoding DUF6493 family protein, translating into MKERLYDILNEEKIHEIVPFLQQLTAEEKQALVPTIKKMDREINKIIMTKNSYHTAGSVNQHSIIDIASFICMDQKSFGKNYWSLFRNIEQTEKILEWGCPDWFSDFINDSIDAEFTAFNYQNILGWTEKGYIQPKPELLGHHLSNYPTDLDLYPETLNTHFWYLCEYPSKSLPFQKEWFPLVQKLVTEQKIERKRFLKECLLASNRNFNKNVTGWFMDAFTALKPTEDELIDLQDELMAGLASVQSKAVNTILIHLKKIVGNSAFKSDEFAHYLPNLLSLEVKTVVMGSLTLTEKIFQHKKINPEILGLALTSAFVSKDDGIQSKAAKIILKYIPPSEMIKESLSHYSDNILTNVRTLLETYIEEKPQELEAIVSEKVFLTTEENKVTVLESFEDLMFFLPLAIEDPYSHHCDVALCGFARFANDVNEESVKLIEPVFLKACKTIAKWEVPYLNVLLCNVIINYGLNLLEKYPIQLKNLDKIYEKTSSEEAARETYSNYQKKLGAITEVGAGSPVMKAFKELAIYIYEKIKAGDSVPLLFAITHAPCWISPVTLVEKLEIYQNKNIEPHHLDMQLALQRCALDNTAEALQLAEQRLKGEYKDLLLFFFGKNTEPKGKFEHPAWWMTAGFTRSPETTFKEFSSFGYNTIPVEFFLECTNGKPLTVRKIHIIRLS; encoded by the coding sequence ATGAAAGAAAGACTTTATGACATCCTTAATGAGGAAAAAATACATGAGATTGTCCCTTTTTTGCAGCAGCTTACAGCCGAAGAAAAGCAGGCATTAGTGCCTACAATAAAAAAAATGGATCGTGAGATCAACAAGATCATCATGACCAAAAATTCTTATCATACAGCAGGTTCTGTGAATCAGCATTCTATTATTGATATTGCATCATTTATCTGTATGGATCAAAAGAGTTTTGGTAAAAATTACTGGAGTCTTTTCCGTAATATAGAACAGACGGAAAAGATACTGGAATGGGGATGTCCGGACTGGTTCTCCGATTTTATTAATGATTCTATAGATGCTGAATTTACTGCTTTTAATTATCAGAATATTTTAGGATGGACTGAAAAGGGTTATATCCAGCCAAAACCGGAATTATTGGGACACCATCTGAGTAATTATCCTACGGATCTGGATCTGTATCCTGAAACACTGAACACTCACTTTTGGTATCTGTGTGAATATCCATCCAAATCACTGCCATTCCAGAAAGAATGGTTTCCGTTAGTACAAAAGCTTGTCACAGAGCAAAAAATTGAAAGAAAAAGATTTTTAAAAGAATGTCTGCTGGCATCCAATAGAAACTTTAACAAGAACGTGACAGGCTGGTTTATGGATGCTTTTACCGCTTTAAAACCAACAGAAGATGAATTGATAGATCTTCAGGATGAACTAATGGCTGGGCTGGCATCTGTACAGTCAAAAGCCGTCAATACAATTCTTATCCATTTAAAGAAAATAGTAGGAAATTCTGCTTTCAAAAGCGATGAATTTGCTCATTACCTTCCCAATCTGCTAAGTTTGGAAGTTAAAACTGTAGTGATGGGAAGCCTTACTTTAACGGAAAAGATTTTTCAGCATAAAAAAATTAACCCGGAAATCTTAGGACTTGCATTAACTTCTGCTTTTGTAAGTAAAGATGATGGAATACAGTCGAAGGCAGCTAAAATCATTCTGAAATATATTCCGCCATCTGAAATGATAAAGGAATCCCTTTCCCATTATTCAGACAATATACTGACGAATGTACGGACTCTTTTAGAAACTTATATAGAAGAAAAACCGCAGGAATTGGAAGCAATAGTTTCTGAAAAAGTATTCCTGACTACCGAAGAAAATAAAGTTACGGTACTCGAAAGCTTTGAAGATTTGATGTTCTTCCTTCCTCTGGCCATAGAAGACCCTTATAGTCATCATTGTGACGTTGCTTTATGCGGATTTGCCCGTTTTGCCAATGATGTTAATGAAGAATCTGTGAAATTGATAGAACCGGTTTTCCTGAAAGCCTGTAAAACTATTGCCAAATGGGAAGTTCCCTATCTGAACGTCCTGCTATGTAATGTTATCATTAATTATGGACTGAATTTATTAGAAAAATATCCTATTCAGCTTAAAAACCTGGATAAAATATATGAGAAAACAAGCAGTGAGGAAGCTGCAAGAGAGACTTATTCAAACTATCAAAAAAAACTGGGAGCAATAACGGAAGTAGGAGCAGGAAGCCCGGTTATGAAAGCCTTTAAAGAACTTGCGATATATATTTATGAAAAGATAAAAGCAGGAGATAGTGTCCCTTTATTGTTTGCCATTACCCATGCTCCTTGTTGGATTTCTCCGGTTACTTTGGTAGAGAAACTGGAAATATATCAGAATAAAAATATTGAACCTCATCACCTGGATATGCAGCTGGCATTACAGAGATGTGCTCTGGATAATACAGCAGAGGCATTACAGCTGGCTGAGCAACGATTAAAAGGAGAGTACAAGGATCTGCTGCTTTTCTTCTTTGGCAAAAATACTGAGCCAAAAGGAAAATTTGAACATCCCGCATGGTGGATGACTGCCGGTTTTACACGCTCTCCGGAAACTACCTTCAAAGAGTTTAGCAGTTTTGGATATAATACGATTCCAGTAGAATTTTTTCTGGAATGTACCAATGGAAAACCATTGACAGTAAGAAAAATTCATATTATCCGGCTGAGCTGA
- a CDS encoding DUF6493 family protein, translating to MYQWKTIDSKKNSYYPAELNIVIPKYHFEKRENQLLLEYFIAEPRELSETIGMMWCFPNTLGNALAKVIKSCLFYSGIAEVYERNLVLNTAQALYQVKKPLDEMGCLFLGTIFLDGDKTIRGTAAEIWLEHVSHKMMDNAQLGKVIGIHERLEWAPVKRFTDLIQHQMLNVSKNHNIALEELISSILLQMDKPITNLKKLLEVYHEVLALNQSEADKKVIEKLNDWKENSSLKKICNHLLKK from the coding sequence ATGTACCAATGGAAAACCATTGACAGTAAGAAAAATTCATATTATCCGGCTGAGCTGAACATCGTGATCCCCAAATATCATTTTGAAAAAAGAGAAAATCAATTGCTTCTGGAATATTTTATTGCTGAACCAAGAGAGCTTTCCGAAACCATTGGGATGATGTGGTGCTTTCCGAATACCTTGGGGAATGCCTTGGCCAAAGTGATTAAAAGTTGTCTTTTCTACTCCGGTATTGCCGAAGTTTACGAAAGAAATCTGGTGTTGAATACTGCACAGGCCCTTTACCAGGTCAAAAAACCTTTGGACGAAATGGGCTGTCTGTTTCTGGGAACTATTTTCCTGGATGGAGATAAAACAATTCGTGGAACTGCTGCAGAAATTTGGTTAGAACATGTTTCTCATAAGATGATGGATAATGCACAATTAGGAAAAGTGATCGGTATCCATGAAAGGCTGGAGTGGGCCCCTGTGAAAAGATTTACAGATCTTATCCAACATCAGATGCTAAATGTAAGTAAAAATCATAATATTGCACTCGAAGAATTAATCTCCAGCATTCTGCTTCAGATGGATAAACCTATTACCAATCTGAAGAAGCTGTTGGAAGTATATCATGAAGTATTGGCTTTAAACCAGTCGGAAGCCGATAAAAAAGTAATTGAAAAACTCAACGACTGGAAAGAAAACTCGAGCCTGAAGAAAATCTGCAATCATCTTCTAAAAAAATAA
- a CDS encoding alpha/beta fold hydrolase, translated as MNHITKINGVDLCYEILGAEHQQTIVLISGLGSQMIRWDDPFCQLLVQQGLRVIRFDNRDSGESVFHSEKKLNFNGNHQEFFSTVKMEDVPYSLMDMAKDVIGLLDYLQIDQAHFAGRSMGGIIVQLLGSYFPKRVLSLTIIMSTSLNPALPPSDPEVMAMMMKPPIDPASDKESYLKEKLLFAKRISGDLYELEESLEIKMIEEELNRSKTKYGTIRQLLAISSYQYTLDVLKRITVPTLVIHGTQDPIFRSDCGKDIADSIPNAKFLLMEGMGHSIPKELYYLICNQITALISEVRA; from the coding sequence ATGAATCATATTACTAAAATAAACGGTGTTGATCTATGCTATGAAATTTTAGGAGCAGAGCATCAACAGACCATTGTTCTCATTTCAGGATTGGGAAGTCAAATGATCCGCTGGGATGATCCTTTTTGTCAATTATTGGTTCAACAGGGCCTCAGAGTGATCCGGTTTGATAACAGGGATTCGGGAGAATCTGTTTTTCATTCTGAAAAGAAGCTGAATTTCAATGGAAATCATCAGGAGTTTTTTTCTACTGTTAAAATGGAAGATGTTCCTTACTCTTTAATGGACATGGCAAAAGATGTGATTGGTTTACTCGATTATTTACAGATTGATCAAGCTCATTTTGCCGGCAGATCTATGGGTGGAATTATCGTACAATTATTGGGTTCATACTTTCCGAAAAGGGTTTTATCATTAACAATCATAATGTCTACTTCCCTAAATCCTGCATTACCGCCTTCAGATCCGGAAGTGATGGCCATGATGATGAAACCTCCGATAGATCCAGCCTCCGACAAGGAAAGCTATCTCAAGGAAAAATTACTTTTTGCAAAAAGAATTTCAGGAGATTTATATGAACTGGAGGAAAGTTTAGAAATTAAAATGATTGAAGAAGAACTGAACCGTTCAAAAACAAAATATGGAACGATAAGACAACTGTTGGCAATTTCTTCCTATCAATATACTCTGGATGTTTTAAAAAGAATAACCGTTCCTACTTTAGTTATCCATGGGACTCAGGACCCTATTTTTCGCTCTGATTGTGGAAAAGATATTGCAGATTCTATTCCTAATGCGAAATTTTTGTTGATGGAAGGAATGGGACATTCTATTCCCAAGGAATTATATTATCTTATCTGTAATCAAATTACAGCATTGATCTCAGAAGTTAGGGCATAG
- a CDS encoding DUF6493 family protein — translation MLINEEFKAIYLNYKIKEIILFLKKLTPKDKKDVVSILKKHINKEWGHNTISVLAALACSTTKDEYEKLRPGFYSIPVELVDELFETYVPDWIGESYLFLDGFDYLKVLEWEQKNYLTIQDEIWASLLSSSSRTEETLFAYPVTLESHIWFLFEHECSVTSVYRGKSWKDILKNLVQEKKIDRSRVLKASLAAINFNFSKEHNTWFLELFAYLEPTHKEILELQDELFMIFHSTQHSLFPGILKIINPVIAEKDFKTEDFLQAAASLMTLPTKNIINGLLQALEKNSKRSSKIS, via the coding sequence ATGCTTATTAATGAAGAGTTTAAAGCAATATATTTAAACTATAAAATCAAGGAAATTATACTTTTTCTTAAGAAGCTTACACCAAAAGATAAAAAAGATGTTGTTTCCATTTTAAAAAAACATATCAATAAAGAATGGGGGCACAATACAATATCTGTGTTAGCAGCTTTGGCGTGTAGTACAACAAAGGACGAATATGAAAAGTTGAGACCGGGATTTTATTCCATACCGGTAGAACTAGTCGATGAACTCTTTGAAACCTATGTTCCTGATTGGATTGGAGAAAGCTATTTATTTCTTGATGGATTTGATTATCTGAAAGTCCTGGAATGGGAACAGAAAAATTATCTTACCATTCAGGATGAAATCTGGGCATCATTGCTATCCTCATCATCCAGAACAGAAGAAACATTGTTTGCCTATCCGGTAACACTGGAATCCCATATTTGGTTTTTATTTGAACATGAATGCAGTGTTACATCTGTTTATCGCGGAAAAAGTTGGAAAGATATATTGAAAAATCTCGTGCAGGAAAAGAAAATAGACCGTTCGAGAGTACTTAAAGCAAGTCTTGCCGCAATCAATTTCAATTTTTCAAAAGAACATAATACCTGGTTTCTTGAGCTTTTTGCCTATTTGGAACCTACTCATAAAGAAATTCTGGAATTACAGGATGAATTGTTTATGATCTTTCATTCCACGCAGCATTCATTGTTTCCGGGAATATTAAAGATTATCAATCCGGTAATTGCAGAAAAAGATTTTAAAACAGAAGATTTTTTACAGGCTGCAGCATCTTTAATGACCCTGCCAACGAAGAATATTATCAATGGTTTGCTTCAGGCTCTGGAAAAAAATAGCAAAAGATCATCAAAAATATCATGA
- a CDS encoding VOC family protein, whose product MIKGLYETHVQVSDLESGIQFYTEVLGLRLAHRDETRPIAFLWVGEEKEFMLGLWEQKENLQTRHFAFTSTKEDILNYSVKFLEDKNLKPYNFLKNGTIEPMVFAWMPALAIYFNDPDGNQLEFISILEGDSKPELGVLSYEEWMNRIQG is encoded by the coding sequence ATGATTAAAGGATTATATGAAACGCATGTTCAGGTAAGTGATTTGGAAAGTGGTATTCAGTTTTATACTGAAGTGCTGGGGTTAAGATTGGCACATAGAGATGAAACAAGGCCAATAGCGTTTCTATGGGTAGGAGAAGAAAAAGAGTTTATGCTGGGATTGTGGGAACAGAAAGAGAATCTGCAAACAAGACATTTTGCTTTTACAAGTACAAAAGAAGACATCCTGAATTATTCTGTGAAATTTTTGGAGGACAAGAATTTAAAGCCTTACAATTTTCTGAAAAACGGAACCATAGAGCCCATGGTATTTGCATGGATGCCAGCATTAGCCATTTATTTTAACGATCCGGATGGCAATCAATTAGAATTTATTTCTATTCTTGAAGGAGACAGCAAGCCTGAATTAGGTGTTCTGTCATACGAAGAATGGATGAATCGAATACAGGGTTGA
- a CDS encoding helix-turn-helix domain-containing protein: MKSLYSETIGIKGLKKFNEETKTLLYDLGEYIERLKSCHLLDIPLFNQKTEIDTSITVVKKPTHLITFQLFDEGMPPFEIAEKRNLTLATVYRHLAKMGLTEVERTFKQ, translated from the coding sequence TTGAAAAGCCTTTATTCGGAAACAATAGGAATCAAAGGTTTAAAAAAATTCAACGAAGAAACGAAAACATTGCTGTACGACCTTGGAGAGTATATTGAACGATTGAAATCCTGCCACCTGCTGGATATTCCTTTATTTAATCAGAAAACTGAAATAGATACATCCATAACAGTAGTTAAAAAACCGACCCATCTTATTACTTTTCAATTATTTGATGAAGGAATGCCTCCTTTTGAAATTGCTGAAAAAAGAAATCTCACTCTGGCAACCGTATACAGGCATCTTGCAAAGATGGGGTTAACGGAAGTCGAAAGAACTTTTAAACAATAA
- a CDS encoding DUF6493 family protein, translating to MVCFRLWKKIAKDHQKYHEAVCLFLMPVFLNKDKTLQTKGAKIIVKYGDPKSEKIRTELIFYKASLLSDAQNLLVKFLIENETNENKDEQNYEAAAWHISQPIPSVESIDDFIFLASQIFNNNETYHIDLFLEALIRFNDTFEDEHFIQLEPTFNAAFKRKETVGFQHLLATFVINYGLLKQKNTLKIFSGAYLGFPTLENWSEKRTPFIFKAYQQLLLGIFEFLKENKKLPLLSVPEYTPCWITINTLVDKLKVYQQQKEKPIPFDLEIALLRVEKENLKKGELYAKEQLNEDYFDLLKPVFEQNYFSERYKQEFIDGGFNWKLGYKKIYKWNNTEEVPESLITIYNNKELPENASFLTHLFNSYHAMYQDDLIRSLYAAPYFSGSLAARKYNGDLSCSAYQYDIKGNIEFLDAWMKLNLPFQTVHYLVLSAGLFHKDKTFSGMAFEALVNKAVSEDFNFQELGIIIGKKVNFEWAPVKRFTDGLSGFINLSSSHNQAFEKLLISILSAVEKPVFNLKKLLELYYELLNQNRTQVDESVAEVLKEWENENNLKKIIHQIKTHERKTL from the coding sequence ATGGTTTGCTTCAGGCTCTGGAAAAAAATAGCAAAAGATCATCAAAAATATCATGAAGCAGTATGTCTGTTTCTCATGCCTGTCTTTTTAAACAAAGATAAAACCCTTCAAACCAAAGGAGCAAAGATCATTGTTAAATACGGAGATCCGAAATCAGAAAAAATCAGGACAGAGCTGATATTTTATAAGGCTTCTCTTCTTTCTGATGCTCAGAATTTATTGGTTAAATTTCTTATAGAAAATGAAACCAACGAAAATAAAGATGAACAAAATTATGAAGCGGCTGCATGGCATATTTCACAACCTATACCTTCCGTAGAATCCATAGATGACTTTATTTTCCTGGCTTCTCAGATTTTTAATAATAATGAAACCTACCATATTGATCTGTTTTTGGAGGCTTTGATAAGATTTAATGATACTTTTGAAGACGAACATTTTATTCAGCTTGAACCTACATTTAATGCAGCATTCAAAAGAAAAGAAACGGTAGGATTTCAGCATTTGCTGGCAACTTTTGTGATTAATTACGGACTGCTGAAACAAAAGAATACATTAAAAATATTCTCAGGTGCTTATTTAGGATTTCCAACACTCGAAAACTGGAGTGAAAAAAGAACCCCTTTTATTTTCAAAGCCTATCAGCAGCTTTTGTTAGGTATATTTGAATTTTTAAAAGAGAACAAAAAACTTCCGTTACTTTCTGTTCCGGAGTATACTCCTTGTTGGATTACCATTAATACTCTTGTAGATAAATTGAAAGTGTATCAGCAGCAAAAGGAAAAGCCTATTCCTTTTGATCTTGAGATTGCCCTGCTTCGGGTGGAAAAAGAAAATCTGAAAAAAGGAGAATTATACGCTAAAGAACAACTTAATGAAGACTATTTTGACCTTCTTAAACCGGTTTTTGAGCAAAATTATTTTTCAGAACGGTATAAACAAGAATTTATTGATGGTGGCTTCAATTGGAAGCTGGGGTATAAAAAAATCTATAAATGGAATAATACAGAAGAAGTTCCTGAGTCATTAATAACTATTTATAATAACAAGGAATTGCCGGAAAACGCCTCATTCCTGACTCATCTTTTCAATTCTTATCATGCAATGTATCAGGATGATCTGATTCGTAGTTTATATGCAGCACCATATTTTTCCGGGTCTTTGGCCGCAAGAAAATACAATGGTGATTTGTCTTGTTCTGCCTATCAGTATGACATAAAAGGAAATATAGAATTTCTGGATGCCTGGATGAAACTCAATCTTCCTTTTCAGACTGTACATTATTTAGTACTGTCTGCAGGATTGTTTCATAAAGATAAAACCTTTTCTGGTATGGCTTTTGAAGCCCTAGTAAACAAGGCTGTTTCAGAAGATTTTAATTTTCAGGAGCTGGGAATTATCATAGGTAAAAAGGTGAATTTCGAATGGGCTCCCGTAAAAAGGTTTACCGATGGATTATCCGGATTTATCAATTTGAGTTCCAGTCATAACCAAGCCTTTGAAAAACTGTTGATCTCCATTCTATCAGCAGTTGAAAAACCGGTTTTTAATTTAAAAAAGCTGTTAGAGCTTTATTATGAACTGCTGAATCAAAACAGAACCCAAGTAGACGAAAGCGTTGCTGAAGTTCTTAAAGAATGGGAAAACGAAAATAACCTGAAAAAAATTATACATCAAATTAAAACACATGAAAGAAAGACTTTATGA
- a CDS encoding MarR family winged helix-turn-helix transcriptional regulator: MISPELLLLMNINKLQSIMVRKFDSLSAHGLGFNDFVILYILSQSSESKMRRIDLAEKVGVTASGITRLLNPLEKIGWVARETNERDARVSYVVITANGKKIFEEAQVTAEHTAKNILSLKRIKHYKRQPSFYLSWVEILNK, encoded by the coding sequence ATGATAAGCCCTGAATTATTACTCTTAATGAACATCAACAAACTTCAATCTATTATGGTAAGAAAGTTTGATTCTCTGAGTGCCCATGGATTGGGTTTTAATGATTTTGTAATTCTTTATATCCTCAGCCAGTCATCTGAAAGTAAAATGCGCAGAATTGACCTGGCTGAAAAAGTAGGGGTTACCGCTTCCGGTATTACCCGTTTACTAAATCCTCTGGAAAAGATAGGATGGGTAGCCAGAGAAACCAATGAAAGAGATGCCAGAGTAAGCTATGTTGTTATTACAGCGAATGGAAAAAAAATATTTGAAGAAGCCCAGGTAACTGCTGAACATACAGCAAAGAACATCCTTTCCTTAAAAAGAATAAAGCACTACAAACGGCAACCGAGCTTTTATTTGAGTTGGGTGGAAATATTAAATAAATAA
- a CDS encoding SWIM zinc finger family protein: MEDMLTYNYSRSSSFVKKDALEELFLAQYSEIQKKTDIPCFFWGNVGQPFILARCLIALSNIVKSSFSLSPFQMALLKDPIVTAGNGRLRFEGFSHCAGVYARVDVLPDGLDGEFLENGTTNVDFNQPMITALGSIRPNERIMLSVGEKEVGLYKEEKKVVERKVPLPVKWIKGLGTVQIYLSESEKQHTFNKIQTQQLFRGMPKGVVKSDYYLIVRGNKPMFSPVKSADAVCIGGLHRLRLLEPLLPYIDSMQVFPHPNMQSTTWQLYMGNIRFSFSLSRESWRGFSGEGAVLNSLTTEVSDEWIDALDKYAYANQSFNATILALEENLSLSRADNLTGRLAAMGLLGYDLDENEFFYRRLPFKLSRILGLNPRMKNAEKLIEDGKVEILNNSKVRTEARVEGTGVHHTVILEEGKERCTCEWFSKYQGERGPCKHVLAVKKLVNSQ, translated from the coding sequence ATGGAAGATATGCTTACCTATAATTACTCAAGATCCTCCTCCTTCGTAAAGAAAGATGCTCTTGAGGAGCTGTTTCTTGCTCAATACAGTGAGATACAGAAAAAGACCGATATCCCCTGTTTTTTCTGGGGAAATGTAGGTCAGCCTTTTATATTGGCCCGTTGTCTGATTGCCCTTTCCAATATCGTAAAATCAAGTTTCAGCTTGTCACCGTTTCAGATGGCACTGTTGAAAGATCCGATCGTGACAGCTGGAAATGGGAGGCTTCGTTTCGAAGGTTTTTCGCACTGCGCAGGTGTATATGCCCGTGTAGATGTTCTTCCTGATGGATTGGATGGTGAGTTTTTAGAAAACGGGACCACCAACGTAGACTTTAATCAGCCTATGATAACCGCTTTGGGAAGTATTCGTCCCAATGAAAGAATTATGCTTTCTGTAGGGGAAAAAGAAGTCGGACTCTATAAAGAAGAAAAAAAAGTGGTGGAAAGAAAAGTTCCATTGCCTGTAAAATGGATCAAAGGTCTCGGAACCGTTCAGATCTATCTTTCGGAATCAGAAAAACAGCATACTTTTAATAAAATACAGACCCAGCAGCTGTTCAGAGGAATGCCGAAAGGGGTAGTGAAATCGGATTACTACCTTATTGTAAGAGGAAATAAACCTATGTTTTCTCCGGTAAAATCTGCTGATGCCGTTTGTATCGGAGGGCTTCACAGACTTCGTTTGTTGGAACCTCTGCTTCCGTATATTGATTCTATGCAGGTTTTCCCACACCCGAATATGCAGTCTACCACCTGGCAGCTTTATATGGGGAATATAAGATTCAGTTTTTCCTTATCAAGAGAAAGCTGGCGAGGGTTTTCAGGAGAAGGAGCTGTGCTGAATAGTCTGACTACTGAGGTTTCAGATGAATGGATCGATGCTTTGGATAAATATGCTTATGCCAATCAGTCATTCAATGCAACCATTTTAGCTTTGGAAGAAAATCTTAGTTTGAGTAGAGCAGATAACCTGACCGGAAGACTAGCCGCAATGGGATTACTGGGCTATGATCTCGATGAAAATGAATTTTTCTATCGCAGACTGCCTTTTAAACTGAGCCGTATTTTAGGCTTGAATCCTCGTATGAAAAATGCAGAAAAACTTATTGAAGACGGAAAAGTAGAGATTTTAAACAATAGTAAAGTGAGAACGGAAGCCAGGGTAGAAGGTACTGGAGTACATCATACCGTCATTCTTGAAGAAGGTAAAGAACGCTGCACCTGTGAATGGTTCAGTAAGTATCAAGGGGAAAGAGGACCTTGTAAACATGTTCTGGCTGTGAAGAAACTTGTCAATAGCCAATAA
- a CDS encoding GIY-YIG nuclease family protein: MKNDIKQQLREKAKNHTITMGVLSVKNNRNGKQYVKGALNLEALVNKLKFLLLGNMFNNIQLQQDWNEYGSECFSFEFIAIIPVQENKYINYRQEIVKAERAAVTKIDGEMYTS; encoded by the coding sequence ATGAAAAATGATATCAAACAGCAGCTTCGCGAAAAAGCAAAAAACCATACCATCACAATGGGTGTACTTTCTGTGAAAAATAACAGGAATGGAAAGCAATATGTAAAAGGAGCATTGAACCTGGAAGCACTGGTAAATAAACTGAAATTTTTATTACTAGGCAATATGTTTAACAATATCCAGCTACAGCAGGACTGGAACGAATACGGAAGTGAATGTTTCAGCTTTGAATTTATCGCCATTATTCCCGTTCAGGAAAATAAATATATTAATTACCGTCAGGAAATTGTAAAGGCAGAACGCGCTGCAGTAACAAAGATTGATGGTGAAATGTATACCTCATGA